The Thermococcus sp. genome window below encodes:
- a CDS encoding glucose-1-phosphate thymidylyltransferase produces the protein MKALILSGGYGTRLRPLTYSQQKQLIPVANKPVLFYAIEDVIEAGIDEIGIIVGPNAEQVKKTVLSRKWNAKIEFIYQGEPKGLAHAILVAKDFLGDEDFVMYLGDNILKEGIVKHKEHFEKGNYDASILLTEVPNPQQFGVAELSEDGKTIKRLVEKPKVPPSNLALVGIYFFKPVIHKAVRSIKPSWRNELEITDAIQWLIDHGYK, from the coding sequence ATGAAAGCTCTTATACTTTCGGGTGGTTACGGCACTCGGTTAAGGCCCCTAACGTATTCCCAGCAGAAGCAACTGATTCCCGTCGCCAACAAGCCAGTCCTGTTCTACGCTATCGAGGACGTCATAGAAGCTGGAATAGACGAAATTGGAATCATCGTCGGCCCCAACGCAGAGCAAGTTAAAAAAACAGTGCTAAGCAGAAAATGGAACGCCAAAATAGAATTCATTTACCAAGGCGAACCCAAAGGCCTGGCACATGCAATTCTGGTCGCCAAGGATTTTCTTGGAGATGAAGACTTTGTTATGTACCTCGGAGACAACATCCTCAAGGAAGGCATAGTCAAACACAAAGAACACTTTGAGAAAGGAAACTATGACGCGAGCATACTCCTTACAGAGGTTCCGAATCCCCAGCAGTTCGGTGTTGCAGAACTGAGTGAAGATGGAAAAACAATAAAGAGGCTCGTTGAAAAACCCAAAGTCCCGCCAAGTAACCTTGCGCTGGTTGGAATATACTTCTTCAAGCCCGTTATTCACAAGGCCGTTAGAAGCATAAAGCCCTCATGGAGAAACGAGCTTGAGATAACCGACGCAATCCAGTGGCTCATAGACCACGGCTATAAGG
- a CDS encoding flippase encodes MSDEVVTELGRAARGGAIALVGMVLSAVFGFLVRAVIGRYFGPNEYGTYNLAMTVFTITLVVVMLGFPMGIQRQVSYFLNTRREKTPELISTGLILVALTSTGGLMVLEAIKGILPAYIGGGELFTEMLGVLALALPLNAVFNIVIAITQGFGRVREFLFYGKIGMPLTYFLLTVIVILVAGKITYVPIAFLTTYLVLLGVLTGDLLKKNILPGKLMFSKELAKLLVLFSIPLMASNLVAFIMTWTDTLMLGHFLGDKIVGIYNAAGPITRFIPVFLGSFTVIYTALATGFYSRGEIEKIRKFYVSITKWVVLLTFPLFILIVAYPIPVLRTFFGEQYVSAWKPMIILAVGFMFHSIVGPNGLTLITMGKPSEDMKGNLIGATLNIVLNYILIPLYGMVGASIATAVSYVVANIYKSIVLANQGINPFEKNYVKVLIAGIAMTGVALLLKAESIFFAIMYTFVVSIIFYAVVLVSGAFDKVDIDIIKLAERKFGVRAGLIARLIERFSN; translated from the coding sequence ATGAGTGACGAGGTTGTAACCGAGCTTGGAAGGGCCGCGAGAGGCGGGGCAATAGCATTGGTTGGAATGGTCCTCTCAGCGGTGTTCGGATTTCTGGTCAGGGCCGTGATAGGCCGGTATTTTGGGCCCAATGAGTATGGAACATATAACTTGGCGATGACCGTTTTCACGATAACCCTCGTTGTTGTCATGCTGGGCTTTCCCATGGGAATCCAGAGGCAGGTCTCCTATTTTCTCAACACCAGAAGGGAAAAAACGCCAGAGCTCATATCCACTGGGCTGATTTTGGTAGCCCTAACTTCAACCGGAGGTCTGATGGTTCTTGAGGCCATAAAGGGCATTTTACCGGCGTACATCGGGGGAGGGGAACTCTTCACAGAAATGCTGGGAGTTCTGGCCCTTGCACTTCCCCTGAACGCCGTTTTTAATATAGTAATAGCTATAACCCAGGGGTTTGGTAGGGTCAGGGAATTTCTGTTCTACGGAAAGATAGGCATGCCCCTAACGTACTTTCTCCTGACGGTTATCGTAATCCTCGTGGCAGGAAAAATAACCTACGTTCCAATCGCATTCCTAACGACATATCTCGTTCTTCTTGGAGTTCTCACGGGAGACCTTCTCAAAAAAAACATCCTGCCGGGAAAGTTAATGTTTTCAAAAGAACTCGCCAAGCTCCTGGTTCTCTTTTCAATACCCCTCATGGCCTCCAATCTGGTTGCGTTCATAATGACATGGACCGACACTTTGATGCTCGGGCATTTCTTGGGGGATAAAATAGTCGGAATTTACAACGCCGCGGGCCCAATAACGAGGTTTATACCCGTGTTTCTGGGCTCTTTTACGGTTATATATACTGCACTCGCAACGGGTTTTTACTCAAGGGGTGAAATCGAAAAAATCAGAAAGTTCTACGTTTCAATAACGAAATGGGTGGTTCTTCTAACGTTCCCGCTGTTTATACTCATAGTCGCCTACCCAATACCGGTTCTGAGGACGTTCTTCGGGGAACAGTACGTATCTGCCTGGAAACCTATGATAATCCTAGCTGTCGGCTTTATGTTCCACTCGATAGTTGGTCCCAACGGGTTAACACTAATCACGATGGGGAAACCAAGTGAGGACATGAAGGGAAACCTCATAGGGGCAACGCTTAACATAGTTCTGAACTACATCCTGATACCGCTCTACGGAATGGTGGGTGCTTCAATAGCCACGGCAGTTTCATACGTTGTCGCCAATATATATAAGAGCATAGTGCTTGCCAATCAAGGGATAAACCCCTTTGAAAAGAATTACGTAAAAGTTCTCATTGCGGGAATCGCCATGACCGGAGTTGCACTTCTCCTCAAAGCAGAGAGCATCTTCTTCGCGATTATGTATACGTTTGTGGTGTCCATCATATTCTATGCAGTTGTTCTCGTTAGTGGAGCCTTCGATAAAGTTGACATTGATATAATAAAACTTGCTGAAAGAAAGTTTGGCGTAAGGGCAGGTCTCATAGCGAGACTCATTGAAAGGTTTAGCAATTGA
- a CDS encoding sulfite exporter TauE/SafE family protein: MITFIVLGFIVGFLIGLTGVGGGSLMTPALIFLGVQPLTAVGTDLLYATVTRVFGVFFHGKRGHVRRDIAFRLLAGSVPAVLIGGYAMRHIPKEILNHYLTLVLGLILIITATLGILKGEIRVPVKPRWAYVYLLGFIVGLTVQFTSVGAGVIVSFTLMNIARINPREVVGTTILYGLVLSAMSFLSYASMGSVDYPLAGSLIIGTVPGVYLGTHVNAKVDKEKLKKAINLIILLIGLAIVLKRLT, from the coding sequence GTGATAACGTTCATCGTTCTGGGTTTCATCGTTGGGTTCCTCATAGGCCTCACCGGCGTGGGCGGGGGTTCGCTGATGACGCCCGCCCTCATTTTTCTTGGCGTCCAGCCCCTAACGGCCGTTGGAACCGATTTGCTCTACGCCACCGTCACGAGGGTTTTCGGGGTGTTCTTTCACGGAAAGAGGGGCCACGTGAGGAGGGACATAGCCTTTCGGCTCTTAGCTGGAAGCGTTCCGGCGGTTCTCATAGGAGGCTACGCCATGAGACACATCCCCAAGGAAATCCTCAACCACTACCTAACGCTCGTTCTAGGGCTGATTCTGATAATAACCGCAACGCTGGGAATCCTGAAGGGGGAAATACGAGTTCCCGTAAAGCCGAGATGGGCCTACGTTTATCTTCTCGGCTTCATCGTTGGTTTAACGGTTCAGTTCACATCCGTTGGGGCTGGGGTAATAGTCAGCTTCACCCTTATGAACATCGCACGCATTAACCCCCGGGAAGTCGTCGGGACGACGATACTCTACGGGCTGGTGTTGTCGGCAATGAGTTTCCTGAGCTATGCGAGTATGGGGAGCGTTGATTACCCCCTGGCCGGGTCACTTATCATTGGAACAGTCCCGGGAGTCTACCTCGGAACGCACGTTAACGCCAAGGTTGATAAGGAAAAACTGAAAAAGGCCATCAACCTGATAATACTCCTCATTGGGCTGGCAATAGTACTCAAAAGGCTCACGTGA
- the cysC gene encoding adenylyl-sulfate kinase — MKNLERGFTIWLTGPSGAGKTTLAVKLAKRLREMGYRVEILDGDTIRKTLYPNLGFSKEAREMHNRVVIHMAKLLSRNGVIAIVSLISPYKAVREYARKEIGDFIEVYVYAPLEVRIQRDPKGLYAKAIRGEIKGLTGYDGIYEEPENPEVKVDSSKMTPEEEVEAVIEKARELGYL; from the coding sequence ATGAAGAACCTTGAGAGAGGCTTCACGATATGGCTTACGGGCCCGAGCGGTGCAGGAAAGACAACGCTGGCCGTCAAACTCGCCAAAAGGTTGAGGGAGATGGGCTACCGCGTTGAAATACTCGACGGCGACACGATAAGGAAGACACTCTACCCGAACCTCGGGTTCTCCAAAGAGGCCAGAGAGATGCACAACCGCGTTGTCATTCACATGGCAAAGCTCCTCAGCAGGAACGGGGTCATAGCGATAGTCTCGTTAATCTCGCCCTACAAGGCCGTCCGCGAGTACGCGAGGAAAGAGATAGGCGATTTCATCGAGGTCTACGTTTACGCCCCCCTGGAGGTCAGAATCCAGCGCGACCCCAAGGGACTCTACGCAAAGGCCATCAGGGGTGAGATTAAGGGTCTGACAGGCTACGATGGTATCTACGAGGAGCCCGAGAACCCCGAGGTAAAGGTGGACAGCTCAAAGATGACACCTGAGGAGGAGGTAGAGGCAGTAATAGAGAAGGCCAGGGAGCTCGGTTACCTGTGA
- a CDS encoding alkaline phosphatase family protein has protein sequence MFEEKVREGMAETKKLFVIGLDSAPPELLFGKFYDELPNLRKLIERSIHGPMKTGIPAITIPMWMVMVTGKTPGELGLYGFRHRKGYSYTEYWIAHSKKVKEPTLWDYLGEKGKKSIIVGVPPTYPPKPINGHLVSCFITPDASVDYTYPKELKGEIERLVGEYIFDVPFRKEAKDEVKEGLWEMTEKRFEVIRYLLQEKEWDYFHFVEIGLDRVHHAFWRYFDENHHLYPGKGNRYETVIPDYWKLLDREIGKTLKLIDLDETAVMIVSDHGIKAMHGNFAVNQWLAEEGLLKVKNPEVLHDGKIKRFEQIKVDWKETTAWGWGGYYSRVFLNVKGRELFGKIPKSKFDEVRDEVAELIRSIRGPNGEKWDNRVYYPEDIYPVARGSKPDIMVYFDNLNWRAAGTVGWESNYLPENDTGPDDANHSEVGVFSLYLPGLDEEKQTQLTIYDVAPTVLNLFGLRAEAERLRGQSILP, from the coding sequence ATGTTTGAGGAGAAGGTTAGGGAAGGCATGGCCGAGACCAAGAAGCTCTTCGTCATAGGCCTCGATTCAGCTCCGCCGGAGTTGCTCTTCGGGAAGTTCTACGACGAGTTGCCGAACCTTAGAAAGCTCATCGAGCGCTCGATTCACGGGCCGATGAAGACGGGGATTCCGGCCATAACGATTCCGATGTGGATGGTGATGGTGACGGGAAAGACGCCGGGTGAGCTTGGCCTCTACGGCTTCAGGCACAGGAAGGGCTACAGCTACACCGAGTACTGGATTGCCCACAGCAAGAAGGTTAAGGAACCCACGCTATGGGACTACCTCGGTGAAAAAGGGAAGAAATCGATAATAGTCGGCGTCCCACCAACCTATCCACCGAAGCCAATCAACGGCCACCTCGTCAGCTGTTTCATAACACCCGATGCCAGCGTGGATTATACCTATCCAAAGGAACTCAAGGGTGAGATTGAACGCTTAGTTGGTGAGTACATCTTCGACGTCCCCTTCAGGAAGGAAGCGAAAGACGAGGTCAAGGAAGGCCTCTGGGAGATGACGGAGAAGAGGTTTGAGGTCATCAGATACCTCCTCCAAGAGAAGGAGTGGGACTACTTCCACTTCGTTGAGATTGGGCTCGACAGGGTTCACCACGCCTTCTGGAGATACTTTGATGAAAACCACCACCTCTATCCCGGCAAGGGGAACAGATACGAGACCGTCATTCCCGACTACTGGAAGCTTCTGGACAGGGAAATCGGAAAGACGCTGAAGTTGATAGACCTCGACGAAACCGCTGTGATGATAGTCTCGGACCACGGGATAAAGGCCATGCACGGCAACTTCGCCGTCAACCAGTGGCTTGCCGAGGAGGGTCTCCTGAAGGTAAAGAACCCGGAGGTTCTCCACGACGGGAAGATTAAACGCTTTGAGCAGATAAAGGTGGACTGGAAGGAAACGACGGCGTGGGGATGGGGTGGCTACTACTCCAGAGTTTTCCTCAACGTAAAGGGCAGGGAGCTCTTCGGAAAGATACCAAAGAGCAAGTTCGACGAGGTAAGGGACGAGGTTGCTGAGCTTATACGCTCGATTAGGGGGCCGAACGGCGAGAAGTGGGACAACAGGGTTTACTACCCGGAGGACATCTATCCAGTGGCGAGGGGTAGCAAGCCCGACATAATGGTCTACTTCGACAACCTGAACTGGCGTGCCGCTGGAACCGTCGGCTGGGAGAGCAACTACCTCCCGGAGAACGACACCGGCCCAGATGATGCCAACCACTCCGAGGTCGGTGTATTCTCGCTCTACTTGCCAGGGCTTGATGAAGAGAAGCAGACACAGCTCACAATCTACGATGTCGCACCAACCGTGCTTAACCTCTTCGGCCTGAGGGCAGAAGCGGAAAGGCTGAGGGGACAGAGCATTCTCCCGTGA
- a CDS encoding DHH family phosphoesterase, translating to MNLIVHHWDTDGITSTALLVKALKMEEFTNLTAPIGEFRFDERIREAIDRAEKLYVLDFNVPEEVENVKIPTLFIDHHNQGRIKNPLVEQVNPSLEGNYYPSCSLVVSERFGLFNAWTALGVVGDIGERAFGLNTVRELLKREGLSEEDALRLVELIDSNYITMDRKAVEEAVGVLLENNVRDLLEYEPWLKKVEAIEKAIEDALSRVEERKGFALVRFESPFNIISKVARKLVWEKKYPGAIVINGDFHGKAQLYFRVSPEMAGRIDMANIIEEVKQLGTNAGGKREVLGCICEKEKVEMALNVIETRLGW from the coding sequence GTGAACCTAATTGTCCACCACTGGGACACCGACGGAATAACCTCAACGGCCCTTCTCGTTAAGGCCCTCAAAATGGAGGAGTTCACGAACTTAACCGCGCCGATAGGTGAGTTCAGGTTTGATGAGAGAATCCGGGAAGCTATAGATAGGGCCGAAAAGCTCTACGTCCTCGATTTCAACGTTCCAGAGGAAGTTGAGAACGTGAAAATCCCCACACTCTTCATCGACCACCACAATCAGGGGAGAATCAAGAACCCCCTAGTGGAGCAGGTAAACCCCTCTCTGGAAGGAAACTACTACCCCTCGTGCTCCCTCGTCGTTTCGGAGCGCTTTGGGTTATTCAACGCGTGGACAGCCCTCGGAGTTGTGGGGGATATAGGCGAGAGGGCCTTCGGGTTAAACACCGTCAGGGAGCTCCTCAAAAGGGAAGGCCTCTCAGAGGAAGATGCCCTGAGGTTGGTAGAGCTCATCGACTCCAACTACATAACAATGGACAGAAAAGCCGTGGAGGAGGCCGTTGGGGTCCTCCTTGAAAACAACGTCAGGGACCTCCTTGAGTATGAACCCTGGCTTAAAAAAGTCGAGGCGATAGAAAAGGCCATTGAAGATGCACTGTCCCGAGTTGAGGAAAGAAAAGGCTTTGCCCTCGTCAGGTTTGAGAGCCCATTCAATATCATCTCCAAAGTCGCGAGGAAGCTCGTGTGGGAGAAGAAATATCCGGGAGCAATCGTGATAAACGGGGACTTCCACGGGAAGGCACAGCTCTACTTCAGGGTTTCGCCCGAAATGGCGGGGAGAATAGACATGGCCAACATAATAGAGGAAGTTAAACAACTTGGCACCAACGCCGGGGGAAAGAGAGAGGTTCTCGGTTGCATCTGCGAGAAAGAAAAAGTTGAAATGGCGTTGAACGTGATAGAAACGCGTCTGGGGTGGTAA
- the sat gene encoding sulfate adenylyltransferase, whose product MVSKPHGGKLVRRIVAERTRERILNEQNEYPRVDIEHGRAIDLENIAHGVYSPLKGFLTSDDFQSVLDNMRLSNDLPWTIPIVLDVKEPNFEEGDAILLYHNDIPIARMHVEEIYTYDKREFAVKVFKTDDVKHPGVARVMEMGDYLVGGEIELLNEVPNPFAKYTLRPVETRVLFKELGWKTIVAFQTRNVPHLGHEYVQKAALTFVDGLFVNPVLGRKKKGDYKDEVIIKAYEALFKHYYPKDSATLATVRYEMRYAGPREAIHHAIMRKNMGATHFIVGRDHAGVGDYYGPYEAWDMFDNFPDLGITPMFIREAFYCKKCGGMVNAKICPHSEEFHVHISGTKLRKMIMAGEQPPEYMMRPEVYEVVRSFENPFVE is encoded by the coding sequence ATGGTTTCAAAGCCCCATGGTGGAAAGCTTGTGAGGAGAATAGTTGCCGAGAGAACCCGCGAGAGGATTTTAAACGAGCAGAACGAGTATCCAAGAGTTGATATTGAACACGGTAGGGCCATAGACCTTGAGAACATAGCCCACGGTGTTTACTCTCCCCTCAAGGGCTTCCTGACAAGCGACGACTTCCAGAGCGTTTTAGATAATATGCGCCTGAGCAACGATTTGCCGTGGACGATTCCGATAGTTCTGGATGTGAAGGAACCGAACTTCGAGGAGGGCGACGCGATACTACTCTACCACAACGATATCCCCATAGCGAGGATGCACGTAGAGGAGATTTACACATACGACAAGAGGGAGTTCGCAGTCAAGGTCTTCAAGACAGATGATGTAAAGCACCCCGGCGTTGCCAGGGTAATGGAGATGGGGGATTATCTTGTCGGCGGTGAGATTGAGCTCCTCAACGAGGTTCCAAACCCCTTCGCCAAGTACACGCTCAGACCCGTGGAGACAAGGGTTCTCTTCAAGGAGCTCGGCTGGAAGACGATAGTGGCTTTCCAGACGAGGAACGTTCCGCACCTCGGCCACGAGTACGTCCAGAAAGCGGCCTTGACATTCGTTGACGGGCTCTTTGTAAACCCCGTCCTCGGCAGAAAGAAGAAAGGTGATTACAAGGACGAGGTCATAATAAAGGCCTACGAAGCTTTGTTCAAGCACTACTATCCCAAGGACAGCGCGACCCTCGCAACTGTTCGCTACGAGATGCGTTACGCCGGACCCAGAGAGGCAATTCATCACGCCATAATGAGGAAGAACATGGGTGCAACTCACTTCATAGTGGGAAGAGACCACGCCGGAGTTGGAGACTACTACGGCCCCTACGAAGCATGGGATATGTTCGACAACTTCCCAGACCTCGGCATAACACCGATGTTCATCAGGGAGGCCTTCTACTGCAAGAAGTGCGGTGGGATGGTCAACGCAAAGATATGCCCCCACAGTGAGGAGTTCCACGTCCACATAAGCGGAACCAAGCTCAGGAAGATGATAATGGCCGGTGAACAGCCCCCGGAGTACATGATGAGGCCTGAAGTTTATGAGGTCGTCAGGAGCTTTGAGAATCCCTTTGTTGAATGA
- a CDS encoding CopG family transcriptional regulator — MSMEEFVEVKIPKSLYDRIKERVEEAGFESVDEYVTYVLREVLASLEEEEEEVFSEEEEEKVKERLRALGYLD, encoded by the coding sequence ATGTCAATGGAAGAGTTCGTCGAAGTTAAGATACCCAAGAGCCTCTACGACAGGATAAAAGAACGCGTTGAAGAGGCCGGTTTTGAGAGCGTTGACGAGTACGTCACCTACGTCCTCAGAGAGGTCCTGGCGAGCCTCGAGGAGGAAGAGGAAGAGGTCTTCAGCGAGGAGGAGGAAGAGAAGGTCAAGGAGAGGCTTCGTGCCCTCGGCTACCTCGACTGA
- a CDS encoding cation diffusion facilitator family transporter, giving the protein MEEIYKPIWVSIVGNVFLAVIKLVVGFLYSSIALISDGVHSLSDVITSVAGYFGIKIASKPPDKDHPFGHSRFEPLVAFLIGEALLVVAYEIGRDSLIRLLHGESIEVNGIMLGVTVLSIVAKEAMFRYSVYVGRKLNSQILIADAYHHRSDVLSSVAVLIGLGLQKFGFSRGDALAGLVVAVFLVKVSFEIILENVGYLTGRAPPFELCEEIKKRALSVPNVLGIHDLRAHYVGNKLHVELHIEVPPELSLKEAHDVSEEVKKRIEEIPEVDRVFVHVDIRGVTK; this is encoded by the coding sequence ATGGAGGAAATCTACAAGCCGATTTGGGTCAGCATAGTCGGCAACGTTTTCCTCGCGGTCATAAAACTCGTGGTCGGCTTCCTTTACTCCAGCATAGCCCTCATCTCAGATGGGGTTCACTCGCTCAGCGACGTGATAACGAGCGTTGCCGGATACTTTGGTATAAAAATTGCATCAAAACCTCCCGACAAAGACCACCCCTTCGGGCACTCCCGATTTGAGCCCCTTGTGGCTTTTCTGATAGGCGAGGCCCTTCTGGTGGTTGCCTACGAGATTGGAAGGGACTCTCTGATAAGACTCCTCCACGGCGAGAGCATAGAGGTAAACGGAATAATGCTCGGGGTAACGGTTCTCTCGATAGTGGCCAAGGAGGCAATGTTCCGCTACTCCGTTTACGTTGGAAGAAAGCTCAACAGCCAGATTCTCATAGCTGATGCATACCACCACAGGAGCGACGTTCTGAGTAGCGTCGCGGTTCTCATTGGCCTCGGCCTTCAGAAGTTCGGGTTCTCGAGGGGCGACGCCCTTGCCGGGTTAGTCGTTGCGGTATTCCTCGTCAAGGTCTCCTTTGAAATCATACTTGAGAACGTCGGCTACCTCACCGGCAGGGCACCGCCCTTTGAACTCTGTGAGGAGATTAAGAAGCGTGCCCTCAGCGTTCCAAACGTCCTTGGAATCCACGACCTGAGGGCCCACTACGTCGGAAACAAACTTCACGTCGAGCTTCACATCGAGGTCCCTCCCGAGCTTTCCCTGAAGGAGGCGCATGACGTAAGCGAGGAGGTTAAAAAGAGAATAGAGGAAATTCCGGAGGTTGACAGGGTCTTCGTGCACGTGGATATAAGGGGAGTTACAAAGTGA
- the mfnA gene encoding tyrosine decarboxylase MfnA yields the protein MFPEKGADEEEVLEELRLKTREDLTFDSGKILGSMCTYPHPFAVKIITEFIDRNLGDPGLHTGSRKVEEEAIDMLANLLGLEKGYGHIVSGGTEANILAVRAFRNLADVEEPELILPRSAHFSFIKAGEMLGVKLVWAELNEDYSVNVKDVESKITDNTIGIVGIAGTTGLGVVDDIPALSDLALDYNLPLHVDAAFGGFVIPFAKALGYEIPDFDFRLKGVKSVTIDPHKMGMVPIPAGGIIFREKRYLEAISVLAPYLAGGKIWQATITGTRPGANALAVWAMIKHLGFNGYKEIVRKAMELSRWFAGELKKIPGVKLIREPVLNIVSFSTENLEAVEEELKRKGWGISAHRGYIRIVIMPHVKREHLEAFLGDLREAITL from the coding sequence ATGTTCCCGGAGAAAGGCGCGGACGAGGAGGAGGTTCTTGAGGAGTTAAGGCTGAAGACTAGGGAGGATTTAACGTTCGATTCTGGTAAAATCCTGGGTTCGATGTGCACGTATCCTCACCCCTTCGCCGTTAAAATCATAACCGAGTTCATAGACAGAAACCTCGGCGACCCGGGTTTGCACACCGGGAGCAGGAAGGTCGAGGAAGAGGCAATTGACATGCTTGCCAACCTCCTCGGCCTGGAGAAGGGCTACGGCCACATAGTTTCCGGCGGAACGGAGGCGAACATTCTAGCTGTAAGGGCCTTCCGCAACCTGGCGGACGTAGAAGAGCCCGAGCTTATTCTCCCGAGAAGCGCTCACTTCTCCTTTATCAAAGCCGGCGAGATGCTCGGCGTTAAGCTCGTCTGGGCCGAGCTGAACGAGGATTACTCAGTCAACGTAAAGGACGTCGAAAGCAAAATCACCGACAACACGATTGGAATAGTCGGCATAGCAGGGACGACCGGTTTGGGCGTCGTTGACGACATTCCCGCTTTAAGTGACCTGGCTTTGGACTACAACCTTCCGCTCCACGTCGATGCCGCCTTCGGCGGTTTTGTGATTCCCTTCGCAAAGGCCCTCGGCTACGAGATTCCGGACTTCGACTTTCGCTTAAAGGGCGTGAAGAGCGTAACCATAGACCCCCACAAGATGGGCATGGTTCCAATTCCCGCTGGTGGAATAATCTTTCGCGAGAAGAGGTACCTGGAGGCTATAAGCGTCCTGGCCCCCTATTTAGCCGGGGGCAAGATATGGCAGGCGACCATAACCGGGACGAGACCCGGGGCGAACGCCTTAGCGGTGTGGGCCATGATTAAGCACCTCGGCTTTAACGGATACAAGGAAATCGTAAGGAAAGCTATGGAGCTTAGCAGGTGGTTCGCAGGGGAGCTCAAGAAGATACCCGGCGTCAAACTAATCCGGGAGCCGGTTTTAAACATTGTCTCCTTCTCAACGGAGAACCTTGAAGCCGTTGAGGAAGAGCTTAAAAGGAAGGGCTGGGGCATAAGCGCCCACCGCGGTTACATCAGAATAGTCATCATGCCCCACGTGAAGAGGGAGCACCTGGAGGCGTTTTTGGGGGATTTGAGAGAAGCAATCACTTTGTAA
- a CDS encoding cation:proton antiporter — MYLGYLALLLVVAKSLEWAFEKVEIHPIIAHVLTGIVLGPFVLGIVEPGEELRVLAEFGLIMMMLYMGLTSNFSAIAQNTGKAVLVAILGVAFSFLFGFLTVYFFGKGIAAAIFIGATLGNTAIEVTSGVLVKERVKREVSSILMGAAFVDDIVAVYLIGIITGMTKGSLDLVSFGVLTVKIFAFIGATLLVSELVFKRARWFYSIVRNLNVFFTFTLILTFTLAIIAEWVGLNQIIGAYLAGLTISRLRERKDPLVVTRIKLNELIEDLQVVLTEFFIPLFFIYVGLVFNPPLHDLNLALIGLLYLSAVLGKLIGCGLGAKLSGLDWRDSITVGIGMGGRGSLELAILTFGLSSGIIDQTLFASVVAVSMLTALTTPIFFKKYIERAKA; from the coding sequence GTGTACCTCGGCTACCTAGCACTTCTTTTGGTCGTTGCCAAGAGCCTTGAATGGGCCTTTGAAAAGGTTGAAATACACCCGATAATAGCCCACGTTCTCACAGGAATCGTCCTCGGCCCATTTGTCCTCGGGATAGTCGAACCAGGGGAAGAGCTCAGGGTTCTGGCCGAGTTTGGGCTGATAATGATGATGCTTTACATGGGCCTGACCAGCAACTTCTCGGCGATAGCCCAGAACACGGGAAAGGCCGTTCTCGTCGCGATTCTTGGAGTTGCCTTTTCCTTCCTCTTCGGCTTCCTCACGGTGTATTTCTTCGGCAAGGGAATCGCCGCGGCGATATTCATAGGTGCGACACTGGGCAACACCGCGATAGAGGTCACGAGCGGTGTTCTCGTCAAGGAGAGGGTAAAGAGGGAGGTTTCCTCGATTTTAATGGGAGCCGCCTTCGTGGATGACATCGTGGCCGTCTATCTGATAGGCATAATAACTGGCATGACGAAGGGAAGCCTTGACCTCGTTTCCTTTGGCGTTTTAACGGTGAAGATATTTGCCTTCATCGGTGCAACGCTCCTCGTCTCGGAGCTGGTCTTTAAGAGGGCCAGATGGTTTTACTCCATCGTCAGAAACCTCAACGTCTTCTTCACGTTTACACTCATACTGACCTTTACACTCGCCATAATAGCCGAATGGGTCGGCCTGAACCAGATTATCGGGGCCTACCTGGCGGGACTGACGATAAGCAGACTCCGTGAGAGGAAGGACCCTCTCGTGGTAACGAGGATTAAGCTCAACGAACTCATCGAGGACCTTCAGGTCGTTCTCACGGAGTTCTTCATACCTCTCTTCTTCATCTACGTTGGCCTGGTCTTCAACCCACCGCTCCACGACCTCAATTTGGCTTTAATCGGCCTCCTTTACCTCTCGGCCGTTCTCGGAAAGTTAATCGGCTGTGGGCTCGGTGCCAAGCTCTCGGGCCTCGACTGGAGGGACTCGATAACGGTCGGGATAGGTATGGGCGGTAGGGGAAGCCTCGAACTGGCTATACTCACATTCGGACTCAGCAGTGGGATAATAGACCAGACACTCTTCGCGAGCGTCGTTGCAGTCTCGATGCTCACCGCACTCACAACGCCGATATTCTTTAAGAAATACATCGAAAGGGCAAAGGCTTAA
- a CDS encoding DUF131 domain-containing protein, with translation MRGEVLIGAGIALILIGFLLVFIGTLISAFSGEGNVEGGGVIMIGPIPIVFGTSRSAVTLVSLLALLLMVLWIVGVLLARRG, from the coding sequence ATGAGAGGAGAAGTTCTCATTGGAGCCGGGATAGCGCTGATACTCATAGGCTTCCTGCTGGTGTTTATAGGGACCCTGATTTCGGCCTTCAGTGGTGAGGGGAACGTCGAGGGCGGAGGAGTTATAATGATAGGGCCTATCCCGATAGTGTTCGGCACCAGCAGGAGCGCTGTAACGCTGGTCTCACTGCTGGCCCTTCTCCTCATGGTGCTCTGGATTGTTGGAGTTCTCCTTGCCAGGAGGGGATGA